A single window of Achromobacter xylosoxidans DNA harbors:
- a CDS encoding helix-turn-helix domain-containing protein produces MNQNLSLADTMRPTSEDLKKLRGKTRRTQAQTAAILGVGLRQVQRWEAGEQSMPPATWRFLQMCGHRLPSDFLVPEDGATRSWDLDSDTIRDTIEQGDFVHLQPVVGPMIQARVWLDRVHDGLIDEESYGGFVIGFPGHPEAGQEFGGFYIGERITFAKRNAVHVEQRTHTTASASNQKM; encoded by the coding sequence ATGAACCAGAATCTCAGCCTGGCGGACACCATGAGGCCCACGTCGGAAGACCTCAAGAAATTGCGGGGGAAAACTCGCCGCACGCAAGCGCAAACGGCGGCCATTCTTGGCGTTGGCCTACGCCAAGTGCAACGTTGGGAGGCAGGTGAGCAGTCGATGCCGCCGGCAACGTGGCGCTTTTTACAGATGTGTGGCCACCGTTTGCCCTCGGACTTCCTCGTCCCGGAAGATGGCGCCACCCGATCTTGGGATCTCGACAGCGACACGATACGGGACACCATTGAGCAAGGTGATTTCGTCCACCTACAGCCTGTCGTTGGCCCGATGATCCAAGCCCGAGTGTGGCTGGACCGCGTGCATGACGGCCTGATCGACGAGGAGTCGTATGGCGGCTTTGTTATCGGATTCCCAGGGCACCCCGAAGCAGGCCAAGAATTCGGTGGCTTCTACATCGGCGAACGCATCACCTTCGCTAAGCGGAACGCCGTCCATGTGGAACAGCGCACACATACCACTGCAAGCGCGTCTAACCAGAAAATGTGA
- a CDS encoding UvrD-helicase domain-containing protein, with protein sequence MSDHAVANLLRSPERLVIIEAAAGCGKTYQAAAYAQEVVGAIGDGRLLILTHTHAACSVFAERTKKAGARVEIKTIDALIAQIALAYHEPLGLPRDLTSWAWQDGGRGFEIMATKVAGFLRHQPMVARALAQRYPVIVCDEHQDTSVDQHSVVMSLLSAGAVVRIFGDPMQRIYGAKTDKAAREDRARWDALKAQGAGEKLITPHRWQTGCPLLGAWVIEARESLERGIPIDLTGALPPSVRVLVGNNTAQMRTGYKLSKEHRAPIDKVLKSSSQLMILASQNDLVSALRAFWFRTVPIWEGHTRNALGALVQTLRAGHGDPEALAQGVITFMGSVAAGFSSSSHGDRLLQEVRTGAARSTTGKPANIQAVARCLLNSPSHTGVSNALAKIAALVKENAAGFDTVKIDHWSELRDAVRIGQFADPDEGFAEVSRMRSHSHPSLPPKVLSSIHKAKGLECDHAMLMACDKGQFTSTLYAKSKMYVAFSRAKKSLTLVVSTSNPSPLFKLRW encoded by the coding sequence ATGAGCGACCACGCCGTTGCCAATCTTCTCCGCTCACCCGAGCGGCTGGTGATCATTGAAGCTGCGGCGGGCTGCGGCAAGACATACCAAGCCGCCGCGTACGCGCAGGAGGTGGTTGGGGCGATCGGTGATGGCCGCTTGCTCATCCTGACGCACACCCACGCCGCGTGCTCTGTCTTCGCAGAACGCACGAAGAAGGCAGGGGCGCGCGTCGAGATCAAGACCATCGATGCCTTGATAGCGCAGATCGCACTGGCTTACCATGAGCCACTTGGTCTTCCACGCGATCTGACCTCCTGGGCTTGGCAGGACGGCGGGCGAGGCTTTGAAATCATGGCAACCAAGGTCGCAGGATTTCTGCGGCATCAGCCAATGGTGGCTCGTGCACTGGCCCAACGCTATCCAGTCATCGTGTGCGATGAGCACCAGGACACGAGTGTCGATCAGCACAGTGTTGTCATGTCCTTGCTGTCTGCTGGAGCAGTTGTCCGGATCTTTGGTGATCCCATGCAGCGGATTTACGGCGCCAAGACCGACAAAGCCGCGCGCGAGGATCGTGCCCGCTGGGACGCTTTGAAGGCGCAGGGAGCAGGCGAGAAGCTGATCACGCCCCACCGCTGGCAGACCGGTTGTCCTCTGTTGGGGGCTTGGGTCATCGAGGCGCGGGAGAGCTTGGAACGCGGAATTCCAATAGACCTGACTGGAGCGCTGCCTCCATCAGTTAGGGTGCTTGTCGGAAACAACACGGCTCAGATGCGTACGGGCTACAAACTGTCCAAGGAGCATAGAGCACCGATCGACAAGGTGCTGAAAAGCAGCTCACAGCTTATGATTCTCGCATCGCAGAACGACTTGGTGTCGGCACTTCGGGCGTTCTGGTTTCGTACAGTACCAATTTGGGAAGGTCATACGCGTAATGCGCTAGGGGCGCTCGTACAGACACTGCGCGCAGGTCATGGTGATCCGGAAGCACTGGCGCAGGGTGTCATCACTTTCATGGGCAGCGTCGCAGCGGGATTCAGCTCGTCCAGCCACGGTGACCGACTTTTGCAGGAAGTTCGCACCGGCGCGGCGCGCTCCACCACCGGAAAGCCGGCCAACATCCAAGCGGTCGCACGATGTCTCCTGAATAGTCCCTCACATACGGGCGTGTCGAACGCGCTCGCAAAAATTGCTGCGCTGGTGAAGGAAAACGCCGCAGGCTTTGACACAGTGAAGATTGATCACTGGTCCGAACTGCGGGATGCCGTGCGCATTGGTCAGTTTGCAGATCCGGACGAAGGATTTGCGGAGGTGTCGCGTATGCGCTCCCATTCCCATCCGTCATTACCCCCAAAGGTGCTCAGCAGCATTCACAAGGCGAAGGGCCTGGAGTGCGACCACGCGATGCTGATGGCCTGCGACAAGGGGCAGTTCACATCGACCCTGTACGCCAAGTCCAAGATGTATGTAGCCTTTAGCAGGGCGAAAAAGTCACTAACCTTAGTGGTTTCGACATCCAATCCGAGTCCCCTTTTCAAGCTCCGTTGGTGA